One window of Thalassovita mediterranea genomic DNA carries:
- the dapF gene encoding diaminopimelate epimerase: protein MKVWKMNGAGNAFAVFDARQQAFAPDTDKIRSIAAEMKADQVMAIEKDASSDAFLRIWNSSGEEVGACGNGTRAVAHLLLEEAGANTVSIRTAADLLKGMRAENGLVTVDMGQPRMGWEEIPLSEKMDVRGVDVRIGPMDNPYLSKPAVVSMGNPHAVFFVEDVDAYNIPQIGPLVEWHPLFPEGTNVGFAQVIDRETIRLRVWERGAGLTKACGTGACAALVCAARAGKTERKARMILDGGDLIIEWRESDNRVMMTGPVEVEMSFDL from the coding sequence ATGAAAGTCTGGAAGATGAATGGGGCAGGCAATGCGTTCGCGGTCTTTGACGCGCGTCAGCAAGCCTTTGCGCCAGATACAGACAAGATCCGCAGCATTGCCGCAGAGATGAAGGCGGATCAGGTCATGGCGATCGAGAAGGATGCTTCATCGGACGCTTTCCTACGTATCTGGAATTCTTCCGGCGAAGAGGTTGGCGCTTGCGGCAATGGTACGCGCGCGGTCGCCCACCTACTGCTCGAAGAGGCTGGCGCCAATACCGTCTCGATCCGCACGGCCGCAGACCTTCTGAAAGGCATGCGCGCCGAGAATGGCCTCGTCACCGTCGATATGGGCCAGCCGCGCATGGGCTGGGAAGAGATCCCGCTATCGGAGAAGATGGATGTGCGCGGCGTCGATGTGCGTATCGGGCCGATGGATAACCCATACCTCTCAAAGCCTGCCGTCGTGTCGATGGGCAATCCGCATGCGGTCTTCTTCGTCGAAGATGTCGACGCCTACAACATCCCCCAGATCGGCCCACTGGTTGAATGGCACCCGCTATTTCCTGAAGGCACCAATGTCGGCTTTGCGCAGGTCATCGACCGCGAAACGATACGGCTGCGTGTCTGGGAGCGGGGCGCCGGTCTGACCAAGGCGTGCGGTACGGGCGCATGCGCTGCGCTGGTCTGCGCCGCGCGGGCCGGGAAGACAGAGCGCAAGGCGCGCATGATCCTTGATGGCGGCGACCTCATCATTGAATGGCGGGAAAGCGACAATCGCGTCATGATGACGGGCCCTGTGGAAGTCGAGATGAGTTTCGACCTGTAG